The proteins below are encoded in one region of Borrelia hispanica CRI:
- a CDS encoding SIMPL domain-containing protein — protein MFLEKMLISLLFILVLLASFIISSGIKGIGVKNANYITVKGLSEREVSSTFSSWSLNYELGGNSVEEINKLNNANLLKIKDFFVNYGFREDEIDMLNMSLNIANYRDTLYKYNAYVSLGVRTADVDKMERASKNITELYNKGVLLNSNLGPRYYFDKINDVKPDMLADSIKNAYSAALEFAQHSGVALGKVKTANQGYFEFIPIDRSDEDHARYSKKILRVVTTVSYYLD, from the coding sequence ATGTTTCTAGAAAAAATGTTAATTTCATTATTGTTTATACTAGTGCTATTAGCATCGTTTATTATATCTAGTGGTATAAAGGGTATTGGTGTCAAAAATGCAAATTACATTACTGTTAAAGGATTGAGTGAAAGAGAAGTGTCATCAACTTTTTCAAGTTGGAGTTTAAATTATGAATTGGGTGGCAATAGTGTAGAAGAGATTAATAAGTTAAATAATGCTAATTTATTGAAAATAAAGGATTTTTTTGTGAATTATGGGTTTCGTGAAGATGAGATAGATATGCTTAATATGAGTCTTAATATTGCAAATTATCGTGATACTCTTTACAAGTATAATGCTTATGTCTCCTTAGGTGTTCGTACTGCAGATGTTGATAAAATGGAGAGAGCAAGTAAAAATATCACTGAACTTTACAATAAAGGAGTACTTTTAAATAGTAATCTTGGTCCAAGGTATTATTTTGACAAGATTAATGATGTTAAGCCTGATATGTTAGCAGATTCTATTAAAAATGCTTATTCGGCAGCATTAGAGTTTGCACAGCATTCAGGTGTTGCTTTGGGTAAAGTGAAAACAGCAAATCAAGGGTATTTTGAGTTTATTCCAATTGATAGAAGTGATGAAGATCATGCTCGTTATTCAAAGAAGATATTAAGGGTAGTTACTACAGTTTCTTATTATTTAGATTAA
- the serS gene encoding serine--tRNA ligase, giving the protein MLDLKFIRDNLELVRENIKNRGLKLELDLLISFDDERRKLITKIDELKALRNENANAMKNNIDDSSRHHLIEKGKALKAEIMDLEERLGYLTSRLLVEHKRIPNISAPDVPIGGSEDENVVLKVSGNIPKFDFKPKDHLEIGIHLDLFDFEKAREVSGNKFYYLKNEAVFLELAMINFAFSKLKAKGFDLFITPDVAREFIVDGIGFNPRGVESNIYKIEDTDKYLVGTAEITLGGYYYNTILDLKSPLKMAGLSHCFRKEAGASGQFSKGLYRVHQFSKVEMFCFCRGEDSDRIHNEFLELEEEIFTELEIPYRVLNVCSSDLGAPAYKKYDIEAWMPGRGENGDYGEVTSTSNCTDYQSRRLKIRYKEDGQNKFVHMINGTAIASTRTLIAILENFQDSKGGVRIPKSLVKYTGFDYISPKN; this is encoded by the coding sequence ATGCTTGATCTGAAGTTTATAAGAGATAATTTGGAACTTGTTCGGGAGAATATTAAAAATAGAGGATTAAAATTAGAACTTGATTTGTTAATTTCATTTGATGATGAACGCAGAAAACTTATTACAAAGATAGATGAATTGAAGGCTTTAAGGAATGAAAATGCTAATGCCATGAAAAACAATATTGATGATTCTAGTAGGCATCATTTAATAGAAAAGGGCAAAGCTTTAAAAGCTGAAATTATGGATTTAGAAGAAAGGTTGGGTTATTTAACATCTAGACTTTTAGTTGAACATAAAAGAATTCCAAATATTTCTGCTCCTGATGTTCCTATTGGTGGCAGTGAGGATGAAAATGTTGTATTAAAAGTATCAGGAAATATTCCAAAATTCGATTTTAAGCCAAAAGATCATTTAGAGATAGGTATACATTTGGATCTTTTTGATTTTGAAAAGGCACGTGAAGTTAGTGGAAATAAATTTTATTATCTTAAAAATGAAGCTGTTTTTTTGGAACTTGCAATGATTAATTTTGCCTTTAGTAAACTTAAAGCAAAGGGATTTGATTTATTTATTACACCTGATGTTGCAAGGGAATTTATAGTTGATGGGATTGGATTTAATCCACGTGGTGTTGAGAGTAATATTTATAAAATTGAGGATACAGATAAATATCTTGTTGGTACGGCTGAGATTACCCTTGGTGGGTATTATTATAATACTATATTGGATCTCAAATCACCATTAAAAATGGCAGGACTTTCACATTGTTTTCGCAAAGAGGCTGGGGCATCTGGACAATTTTCTAAAGGACTCTATAGAGTTCATCAATTTAGTAAAGTTGAAATGTTTTGTTTTTGTAGAGGTGAAGATTCTGATCGTATTCACAATGAATTTTTGGAATTAGAAGAAGAAATTTTTACAGAACTTGAAATTCCATATAGAGTTTTAAATGTTTGTTCTTCTGATCTTGGTGCTCCAGCTTATAAAAAGTACGATATTGAAGCTTGGATGCCAGGTAGAGGAGAAAATGGCGATTATGGAGAGGTTACTTCAACGTCAAATTGTACAGATTATCAGTCAAGACGCCTTAAGATTAGGTATAAAGAGGATGGGCAGAATAAATTTGTACATATGATAAATGGAACAGCAATAGCTTCTACTAGAACTCTTATTGCTATACTTGAAAATTTTCAAGATTCAAAAGGAGGGGTTCGTATACCTAAGAGTTTGGTTAAGTATACAGGTTTTGATTATATATCTCCTAAGAATTAG
- a CDS encoding ZIP family metal transporter, producing the protein MFKHLCDYLLTLHPIFLGFLGSVFTWFTTAFGAAAVFCFRRVNNKIMDAMLGFSAGIMIAASFFSLIKPAIEMAEELGYVTWVPAVCGFLCGAFFIYIVDVFVPDLENLTFIDEDLTRHGKKDFLLFTAVTLHNFPEGLAVGVAFGALASSPDLHTLVGAMILTLGIGIQNIPEGAAISLPLRRGHVPLWKCFNYGQMSGLVEIIGGFLGSYAVYTFTRILPFALSFSAGAMIYVSIEQLIPEAKRKDIDNKIPTIFGVIGFSLMMFLDVSLG; encoded by the coding sequence ATGTTTAAGCATTTGTGTGATTATTTATTAACCCTTCATCCTATTTTTTTAGGGTTTTTGGGGTCTGTTTTTACTTGGTTTACCACTGCTTTTGGAGCAGCTGCTGTTTTTTGTTTTAGGCGAGTCAATAATAAAATAATGGATGCTATGCTTGGATTTTCGGCAGGAATTATGATTGCTGCTAGTTTTTTTTCACTTATTAAACCAGCAATAGAGATGGCAGAAGAGCTTGGTTATGTTACTTGGGTACCTGCAGTTTGCGGTTTTCTTTGTGGTGCATTTTTTATATATATTGTAGATGTCTTTGTGCCAGATCTTGAAAATTTAACATTTATTGATGAAGATTTAACCAGACATGGAAAGAAGGATTTTTTGCTTTTTACAGCTGTAACTTTACATAACTTTCCTGAAGGACTTGCTGTTGGTGTTGCTTTTGGTGCGCTAGCATCTTCTCCTGATCTTCATACTTTAGTTGGAGCTATGATTCTTACATTGGGAATTGGTATTCAAAATATACCAGAAGGTGCAGCTATTTCTTTGCCTTTAAGAAGAGGTCATGTTCCTTTATGGAAGTGTTTTAATTATGGACAAATGTCAGGATTGGTGGAAATTATTGGAGGCTTTTTGGGTTCTTATGCTGTTTATACTTTTACTAGAATTTTACCCTTTGCTTTATCCTTTTCTGCAGGTGCAATGATTTATGTCTCAATTGAACAATTAATACCTGAGGCTAAAAGGAAAGATATTGATAATAAGATCCCGACCATATTTGGAGTTATTGGGTTTTCTTTAATGATGTTTCTTGATGTTTCTTTGGGTTAA
- a CDS encoding alanine--tRNA ligase — translation MKLDELRAKYIDFFKSKGHCEIAGKSLIPDNDSTVLFNTAGMQPLVPYLLGEIHPSGDMLVDVQKCLRTGDIDEVGDLSHLTFFEMLGNWSLGSYFKELSVEYSFEFLTSPHYLNISKDKLYVSVFEGDKDIPRDTKTADIWEKLGISRDRIFYLSREHNFWGPVGNIGPCGPDTEIFVDTGIDKCSNTCDITCSCGKYFEIWNNVFMQYNKDNNGNYEELKRKCVDTGMGIERTITFLQGKSSVYDTDAFRPIIKQIEEISGKVYGDNLEDDKAIRIIADHIKASCFILADNFSVLPSNIGQGYVLRRLIRRAIRYAKKLGMESHCLSDLVDSVEDIYKSFYKEITEKKDFIKNELNMEEEKFFKTLRYGEQEFIKLIDQLSSKLIPGDISFKLYDTYGFPYEITEELAIEYGFSMDREGFEEHFKKHQEVSKKGSDKIFKGGLADCSYETTKLHTATHLLHKALQLVLGDHVRQKGSNITSQRLRFDFSHPCKMTDDEIKKVEDIVNLQIKNKLSVKKSIMSLEDALVKGAMALFGEKYEDIVSVYEIDGFSIEVCGGPHVSNTSELGTFKIQKEQASSSGIRRIRAILI, via the coding sequence GTGAAACTTGATGAGCTACGTGCAAAATATATAGACTTTTTTAAAAGTAAGGGACATTGTGAGATTGCAGGTAAATCTTTAATTCCTGATAATGATTCTACAGTTCTTTTTAATACGGCTGGCATGCAGCCCCTTGTACCTTATTTGCTTGGAGAGATTCATCCATCTGGAGATATGTTAGTTGATGTTCAAAAATGTTTAAGAACAGGAGATATTGATGAGGTTGGAGATTTAAGTCATTTGACTTTTTTTGAGATGCTTGGAAATTGGTCTCTTGGCTCTTATTTTAAAGAGCTTTCTGTAGAATATAGTTTTGAATTTTTAACTTCACCTCATTATTTAAATATTTCAAAAGATAAACTTTATGTCAGTGTATTTGAAGGTGATAAAGATATTCCTAGAGATACAAAGACAGCTGATATTTGGGAAAAACTTGGAATTTCTAGAGATAGAATATTTTATCTCTCAAGAGAGCATAATTTTTGGGGTCCTGTTGGGAATATAGGTCCTTGTGGTCCAGATACCGAGATATTTGTTGATACAGGCATAGACAAATGTTCTAATACGTGTGATATTACTTGTTCTTGTGGCAAATATTTTGAGATTTGGAATAATGTTTTTATGCAATATAACAAGGATAATAATGGTAATTATGAAGAATTAAAGAGGAAATGTGTAGATACAGGTATGGGTATTGAGAGGACAATTACATTTTTACAGGGAAAATCTTCAGTTTATGATACTGATGCATTTAGACCTATAATCAAACAGATAGAAGAAATTTCTGGTAAGGTTTATGGGGATAATTTAGAAGATGATAAGGCTATTAGAATCATTGCTGATCATATTAAGGCCAGTTGTTTTATTTTAGCTGATAATTTTTCAGTTCTCCCATCTAATATAGGACAAGGTTATGTTTTAAGAAGGCTTATTAGAAGAGCTATTAGATATGCAAAAAAACTTGGTATGGAATCTCATTGTTTATCAGATCTTGTTGATTCTGTTGAAGACATTTATAAGTCTTTTTATAAAGAGATAACAGAAAAAAAAGATTTTATTAAGAATGAATTGAATATGGAAGAAGAAAAATTTTTTAAGACTTTGCGTTATGGCGAACAAGAATTTATTAAGTTGATCGATCAGTTATCATCAAAATTAATTCCAGGTGATATTTCTTTTAAACTTTATGATACTTATGGTTTTCCTTATGAAATTACAGAAGAACTTGCAATTGAATATGGGTTTAGTATGGATAGGGAGGGTTTTGAAGAACATTTTAAAAAACATCAAGAAGTGTCTAAGAAGGGAAGTGATAAGATATTTAAAGGTGGACTTGCAGATTGTTCATATGAGACTACTAAATTGCATACAGCCACTCATTTACTTCATAAGGCTCTTCAATTGGTGCTAGGTGATCATGTAAGACAAAAGGGTAGTAATATTACTTCTCAGAGATTAAGATTTGATTTTAGTCATCCTTGTAAAATGACAGATGATGAGATAAAAAAGGTTGAGGATATTGTTAATTTACAAATAAAAAATAAATTGTCTGTAAAGAAATCTATAATGAGTTTGGAGGATGCTTTGGTTAAAGGGGCTATGGCTTTATTTGGTGAGAAATATGAAGATATTGTAAGTGTATATGAAATAGATGGTTTTTCAATTGAAGTTTGCGGTGGTCCTCATGTTAGTAATACCAGTGAGCTTGGCACTTTTAAGATACAAAAAGAACAAGCTTCTTCATCAGGAATAAGGAGAATAAGGGCAATTTTGATATGA
- a CDS encoding flagellar motor switch protein FliG: protein MQDPRLSKYQDVKNLGVKTFQNIGNNKHIKSKGSYDDLGDAEIQGSILKSWVNLVKKRKKDSQSKFNVSSKGVEKPGFIRRESKISKIAKYFLAIGLEKSAEIMAELDDADIIAITREITKIRYITPDDKKRIIREFEELIRSEKKYFKIDDKFAYELLNKSLTKTQAKEIYKKVTGIDPFLPFDYLSGIENEQLWALIRNENVQTLLVIYGYLTKEQKKYVFSMLEMDVKKIFIKTLAKPRQLNVDIIEVISNRLKDRLKIQGKLRTEKLDGSKILVDILSYMDFEDEKNLLSNIDMKVFNPVKDIEIKEKIFDINVILRITDNDMHNILREFKNHDIAMIIKDKSDEIRNKILFNISRRRKELVLEEESFLKRVRKKDVKAMTASFVNYIKELTLKGELTIYRKNEEFV, encoded by the coding sequence ATGCAGGATCCTAGACTGTCCAAATATCAAGATGTAAAAAATTTGGGAGTAAAGACCTTTCAAAATATTGGAAATAATAAACATATTAAGAGTAAAGGGTCGTATGATGATTTAGGTGATGCTGAGATACAAGGCTCAATTCTGAAATCCTGGGTTAATTTGGTAAAAAAAAGAAAAAAAGATAGTCAAAGTAAATTCAATGTGTCCAGTAAAGGAGTGGAAAAGCCAGGGTTCATTCGTAGAGAGAGTAAAATATCTAAAATAGCAAAGTATTTTTTAGCTATTGGTCTTGAAAAATCAGCAGAGATTATGGCTGAACTTGATGATGCAGATATCATTGCTATTACTAGAGAAATTACAAAGATTAGATATATTACTCCTGATGATAAGAAACGAATTATTAGAGAGTTTGAAGAGTTGATTAGAAGTGAAAAAAAATATTTCAAAATTGACGATAAGTTTGCCTATGAACTATTAAATAAATCTTTGACTAAAACGCAAGCAAAGGAAATTTATAAAAAAGTTACAGGTATTGATCCTTTTTTGCCTTTTGATTATTTGTCTGGCATTGAAAATGAGCAGCTTTGGGCTTTAATTAGGAATGAAAATGTTCAAACACTTTTAGTTATATATGGTTATTTGACTAAAGAACAAAAAAAATATGTTTTTTCTATGTTAGAAATGGATGTTAAAAAAATTTTTATTAAAACTCTTGCTAAACCAAGACAGTTGAATGTGGATATTATTGAGGTTATCTCTAATAGATTAAAGGATAGATTAAAAATTCAAGGTAAGCTTAGGACTGAAAAACTTGATGGCTCTAAGATACTTGTTGATATTTTAAGTTATATGGATTTTGAAGATGAAAAAAATCTTTTAAGTAATATTGATATGAAGGTTTTCAATCCTGTTAAAGATATTGAAATTAAAGAAAAAATATTTGATATTAATGTGATACTTAGAATTACGGATAATGATATGCATAATATTTTAAGAGAGTTTAAAAACCATGATATTGCAATGATTATTAAGGATAAAAGTGATGAGATTAGAAATAAAATTCTTTTTAATATTTCAAGGAGACGTAAAGAACTTGTCTTAGAAGAAGAATCCTTTTTAAAAAGGGTAAGGAAAAAAGATGTAAAGGCAATGACTGCGTCTTTTGTTAATTATATTAAAGAGTTGACTTTGAAAGGTGAGTTGACTATTTATAGAAAGAATGAGGAGTTTGTTTAG
- the pstB gene encoding phosphate ABC transporter ATP-binding protein PstB — MNQDKAIIQTENLNLFYTDFKALSNINISILRNSITALIGPSGCGKSTFLRTLNRMNDLVEGVKIEGKVMYEGKSIYSNNFDVLELRRKIGMVFQTPNPFLMSVYDNISYGPKIHGIKDKKKLDEIVEKSLIKSALWNEVKDKLNRNALSLSGGQQQRLCIARTLAIEPNVILMDEPTSALDPISTGKIEELIINLKESYTIIIVTHNMQQAGRISDRTAFFLNGYIEEESKTDELFFNPKNIKTEEYITGKFG; from the coding sequence ATGAACCAAGACAAAGCTATCATTCAAACAGAAAATTTAAATTTATTTTATACAGATTTTAAAGCATTAAGTAACATTAATATATCAATATTAAGAAATAGCATCACTGCATTAATAGGTCCATCAGGTTGTGGTAAATCAACTTTCCTCAGAACACTTAATAGAATGAATGACCTTGTTGAAGGAGTTAAAATAGAAGGAAAAGTTATGTATGAAGGTAAAAGCATTTATTCAAATAACTTTGATGTCTTAGAACTTAGAAGAAAAATAGGAATGGTTTTTCAAACTCCCAATCCATTCTTAATGTCAGTTTATGACAACATAAGTTATGGCCCCAAAATTCATGGAATCAAAGATAAAAAAAAGCTTGATGAAATAGTTGAAAAATCTTTAATTAAATCCGCATTATGGAATGAAGTGAAAGACAAACTTAACAGAAATGCACTAAGTCTTTCAGGAGGACAACAACAAAGACTCTGTATTGCAAGAACCCTTGCAATAGAACCAAATGTAATACTAATGGATGAACCTACCTCCGCTCTTGATCCAATATCAACAGGCAAAATTGAAGAATTAATAATAAATCTAAAAGAAAGTTATACTATCATAATAGTAACTCATAATATGCAACAAGCTGGAAGAATATCTGACAGAACAGCTTTCTTCTTAAATGGATACATTGAAGAAGAAAGCAAAACAGATGAATTATTCTTCAATCCTAAAAATATTAAAACAGAAGAATATATCACCGGGAAATTTGGCTAA
- the pstC gene encoding phosphate ABC transporter permease subunit PstC, which yields MQLTLKTKRNIVRLVFNCFIFASATISTLIILLLILFIIKNGITPFLNNKINILNFLFSTDWNPTSKIQKSYGILSFIINSALTTFFSVAIALPIGLGFAIYLSEKTKGIYQKTLQTIIELLAGIPSVVYGFFGSTFISSLIKNTFIREDNLGYNLITSIIVLSIMILPTIISVSYTSLKTVPKSYKLASLALAATDWQTIYKVMIPSASKGILAGVILAIGRAIGETIAVLMVGGGSPLFIKNIFSPIRTLTVNIAIDMGYASGTHKEALFSTALVLLSLVIITNSIKHLILSSSKRLKIK from the coding sequence ATGCAATTAACTCTAAAAACAAAAAGAAATATTGTTAGATTAGTTTTTAACTGCTTTATTTTTGCATCCGCAACAATTAGTACTCTAATAATATTATTATTAATCTTATTTATTATTAAAAATGGAATAACACCTTTTTTGAACAATAAAATTAATATTTTAAATTTTTTATTCAGTACAGATTGGAATCCTACCAGTAAAATACAAAAATCTTATGGTATTTTATCTTTTATTATCAATTCAGCTTTAACAACATTTTTTTCTGTTGCAATTGCACTACCAATTGGCCTTGGATTTGCAATCTATTTGTCTGAGAAAACTAAAGGTATCTACCAAAAAACATTGCAAACGATCATAGAACTCTTAGCAGGCATTCCAAGTGTAGTATATGGATTTTTTGGAAGCACATTTATATCTTCTCTTATAAAAAATACTTTTATAAGAGAAGATAATTTAGGATATAATCTAATAACTTCAATAATAGTTTTAAGTATAATGATACTCCCAACAATAATTAGTGTTTCATATACATCTCTTAAAACTGTCCCCAAATCATATAAATTAGCATCTCTTGCACTGGCTGCAACAGATTGGCAAACAATATACAAAGTAATGATTCCTTCAGCTAGTAAAGGCATTCTAGCAGGAGTAATACTAGCAATAGGAAGAGCAATTGGTGAGACAATAGCTGTTTTAATGGTTGGTGGTGGTTCACCCCTATTTATAAAAAATATTTTCTCACCCATTAGAACACTAACAGTAAACATTGCAATAGACATGGGATATGCATCTGGAACTCATAAAGAAGCTCTATTTTCAACAGCATTGGTATTACTATCATTAGTCATAATAACAAATTCAATTAAACATTTGATTCTATCTTCATCCAAAAGGCTAAAAATTAAGTGA
- the pstA gene encoding phosphate ABC transporter permease PstA, with translation MKKIQMNKLFNQIAFCIIKFIAYFLITLLLFIISYIVYNSLFFTSKKESLFLDETTHFLPFKSNNNTVKIAFIINKSIKIDEITTQDIYNIYNNKISHWGSISDQNLDIVPIASSKPNMSNEVILQTLTKNNKFNNRYIKLVESSEDMIKTINQTDGAIGYLTKDDLEKLDFKKYPKIQSLRIRSISILVGKKTLQKSENEIIDMINLKQIKKLLIGKANWNDLISKDIKLNIIKYSDYDPNAIKIVEKNEGTIAIVPWHYFYKNDAPFLKLYDIKKSMPLNLNFILSTPRNSGKYGGISYLILNTFYVILLTAIISILIGIGTGIMLAEYTSNKVFYKTVSMSVDILSSIPAIIFGLFGLIFFVPIFGMGILSGAITSSLMILPMIVKTTEESLKSIPKSYKYASFALGANKTETIIKILLPAANPGILTGIVLAIGRALGETAVLLFTMGTNLGLASALNEPSRSLTVHLLLLFQEGYLDKGFATASILIIIILSINLISKFLINKLYRI, from the coding sequence GTGAAAAAAATTCAAATGAATAAACTATTTAATCAAATTGCATTTTGCATAATCAAATTTATTGCTTATTTTTTAATAACATTACTGTTATTTATAATATCCTACATAGTATACAATTCACTATTCTTTACAAGCAAAAAAGAATCATTATTCTTAGATGAAACAACACATTTCTTACCATTTAAATCAAATAATAATACAGTCAAAATAGCATTCATAATCAATAAAAGCATTAAAATTGACGAAATTACTACTCAAGACATTTATAACATATACAATAACAAGATCTCACATTGGGGTAGTATCTCAGACCAAAATCTTGATATAGTACCAATTGCAAGCTCTAAACCAAATATGTCAAATGAAGTAATACTACAAACTCTTACCAAAAACAATAAATTCAATAACAGATATATAAAACTCGTAGAATCAAGTGAAGATATGATAAAAACTATAAATCAAACAGATGGTGCTATTGGATACCTAACTAAAGATGATCTTGAAAAATTAGATTTTAAAAAATATCCAAAAATTCAATCACTAAGAATCAGATCCATATCAATTCTAGTAGGTAAAAAAACATTACAAAAAAGTGAAAATGAAATTATTGACATGATAAACCTTAAGCAAATCAAAAAATTACTCATAGGAAAAGCAAATTGGAATGACTTAATATCTAAAGATATCAAATTGAATATCATAAAATACTCAGACTATGATCCAAATGCAATAAAAATAGTGGAAAAAAATGAGGGTACAATTGCAATTGTACCCTGGCATTACTTTTACAAAAATGATGCACCTTTTTTAAAATTATATGATATAAAAAAAAGCATGCCATTAAATTTAAATTTCATATTATCTACACCAAGAAATTCTGGAAAATATGGAGGTATTTCTTATTTAATCTTAAATACATTTTATGTCATACTACTTACAGCAATAATTTCAATTTTAATAGGAATTGGTACGGGAATAATGCTTGCAGAATATACTTCAAACAAAGTATTCTATAAAACAGTATCTATGAGCGTTGATATCTTATCATCCATTCCTGCCATTATATTTGGACTCTTTGGACTTATCTTTTTTGTTCCAATTTTTGGAATGGGAATACTCTCAGGAGCAATCACAAGTTCTTTAATGATATTACCAATGATTGTCAAAACAACAGAAGAATCACTAAAATCAATTCCAAAATCATACAAATACGCATCGTTTGCACTTGGCGCTAATAAAACAGAAACTATAATTAAAATTTTATTACCCGCTGCTAATCCAGGAATATTAACAGGAATAGTCCTTGCAATAGGACGTGCTCTTGGGGAGACTGCTGTACTTCTCTTTACAATGGGAACAAACTTGGGCCTTGCAAGCGCTTTAAACGAACCTTCAAGAAGTTTAACCGTACACCTATTATTACTATTTCAAGAGGGATATTTAGATAAAGGATTTGCAACAGCATCAATACTCATAATAATAATATTATCAATAAATTTAATATCAAAATTTTTAATTAACAAATTATATAGGATTTAG
- a CDS encoding 6-phosphogluconolactonase: protein MEFLYSNKESDLKNKFFEFFLNNVNQSDFTSIGICGGRNIISFLNVFDEQNYSLKKSHFFLTDERCVDLDSNYSNFKLLSENFFSKMVEKNLVCGSNLHPFIYNEFDETSSIYNYNIEFNSRFTRLDLSILSVGEDGHIASIFPSKKLLFSEMEGYQYEYDSPKLPNKRISLTPKSLFASKASVLFFIGNEKRSALENFLSSDISLRECPARIFKDHSHLLVLTNIERVYAGS, encoded by the coding sequence ATGGAATTTTTATATTCTAATAAAGAAAGTGATTTAAAGAATAAGTTTTTTGAGTTTTTTTTAAATAATGTTAATCAAAGTGATTTTACTAGTATTGGAATTTGCGGTGGCCGCAATATTATTTCTTTTCTTAATGTTTTTGATGAGCAAAATTATTCTCTCAAGAAATCTCATTTTTTCTTAACCGATGAGCGTTGTGTTGATTTAGATAGCAATTATAGTAATTTTAAACTTTTAAGTGAAAATTTTTTTTCTAAAATGGTGGAGAAAAATTTGGTCTGTGGTTCAAATTTACATCCTTTTATTTACAATGAATTTGATGAGACGTCTTCTATTTATAATTATAATATTGAATTTAATTCTAGGTTCACAAGATTAGATTTAAGTATTTTATCTGTTGGTGAGGATGGTCATATTGCATCTATCTTTCCTTCAAAGAAGCTTTTATTTTCTGAAATGGAAGGATATCAATATGAGTATGATTCACCAAAACTTCCAAATAAAAGAATTAGTTTAACCCCTAAATCTTTATTTGCTTCTAAAGCATCTGTATTGTTTTTTATTGGGAACGAAAAAAGAAGTGCTTTAGAAAATTTTTTAAGTTCAGATATTTCTTTGCGGGAATGTCCAGCTAGGATTTTTAAAGACCATTCACATTTATTAGTTCTTACAAATATTGAGAGGGTCTATGCAGGATCCTAG
- the dusA gene encoding tRNA dihydrouridine(20/20a) synthase DusA, whose protein sequence is MLINRKISIAPMVAITDEHFRYIIRLLSKKITLYTPMISAKSIIMGELNKIVKQNPNDSPIAIQIATNCENDAAKAIEILEKNFNFDEYNLNVGCPSSRIQKVNYGACLMQHPIQVGKILKAMQKNTNKPVSIKHRIGIRHNKKEYQEETYTELKQFVDKIIEHGIKNFIVHARIAILNGYSPEDNHNIPKLKHDFVYQLKKEYKNTFIEINGGIINSNHIETHLSYVDSVMIGRAAAQNPYFIAKISREFLEEKEQIPTRKEILLQMVEYIKEYNGNPAIHTILKHIMRVIYSQKNARKFRQALTAPFNQNLKNHEILLNAIEHLSEDTLSSNS, encoded by the coding sequence ATGTTAATAAACAGGAAAATATCAATAGCACCAATGGTAGCAATTACAGATGAACATTTTAGATACATAATAAGATTATTATCAAAAAAAATTACTCTATATACTCCAATGATTTCTGCAAAATCAATTATCATGGGGGAATTAAATAAAATTGTCAAACAAAATCCCAATGACTCTCCAATAGCAATTCAAATAGCAACAAATTGTGAAAATGATGCTGCAAAAGCAATAGAAATTCTTGAAAAAAATTTTAATTTTGACGAATATAATCTTAACGTTGGATGCCCATCATCTCGTATTCAAAAGGTAAATTATGGGGCTTGTTTAATGCAACACCCAATTCAAGTAGGAAAAATCCTAAAAGCCATGCAAAAAAATACAAACAAGCCAGTTTCAATAAAACATAGGATAGGAATAAGACATAATAAAAAAGAATACCAAGAAGAAACCTACACAGAACTCAAGCAATTTGTAGACAAAATTATAGAACATGGAATCAAAAATTTTATTGTTCACGCACGAATAGCTATATTAAATGGATACTCCCCTGAAGATAATCATAATATTCCAAAACTAAAACATGATTTTGTGTATCAACTAAAAAAAGAATACAAAAACACATTTATAGAAATAAATGGAGGAATTATCAATAGCAATCATATAGAAACACACTTATCATATGTAGATTCTGTAATGATTGGAAGAGCTGCCGCACAAAACCCGTATTTTATTGCAAAAATTTCAAGAGAATTTTTAGAAGAAAAAGAACAAATTCCAACAAGAAAAGAAATACTACTTCAAATGGTGGAATATATCAAAGAATACAATGGAAATCCAGCAATTCACACTATACTAAAACATATAATGAGAGTGATATATTCTCAAAAAAATGCCCGTAAATTCAGACAAGCCTTAACTGCACCTTTTAATCAAAATCTTAAAAACCATGAAATTCTCTTAAATGCAATTGAACACCTAAGCGAAGACACCCTAAGCTCTAATTCTTAG